In Halogranum gelatinilyticum, the following are encoded in one genomic region:
- a CDS encoding AAA family ATPase, with protein MSSGKPSWKNFDREEAEQYSGFILGSASTAEYFIEETSDPDALRYLVESLTVDRDVSGDSDVVTQALLTSRTTPFDVKQTVAQRNYNLNEPLVPDTVRKNALTAIKVGKPIVLYGPTGTGKTYFAKQLALETCLDYSIHTATPTWTPADITGSIQPETEGGEIQYHRQAGCVSQGIQKANEYHDNWGVIIDEITRADISQVFGPLYTAIEDEEQVIFKDEDGTPLTLNDDVKIICTMNMSDRTVNELDNAITRRFAMIELSRYGDEERSELFKGWIGKLGSEVDIDTDELRELFERHHQGINEGTTTTGENGIMEFGPMHYRDVTEFLTHACGSGGPYVGEEAVAVGQAFATYITPRLLNTAALPQINRLASHYETLDDQFEAFDLSPAVDLAERQAEAEEREMGVSAYE; from the coding sequence ATGAGTAGTGGGAAGCCGAGTTGGAAGAACTTTGATCGTGAGGAAGCAGAGCAGTATAGCGGTTTTATTCTTGGCTCGGCCTCAACTGCGGAGTATTTTATCGAAGAGACATCCGATCCAGATGCGTTACGGTACTTAGTCGAATCACTCACCGTCGACCGAGATGTCTCTGGTGATAGTGACGTCGTTACGCAGGCTCTGCTGACGTCTCGGACGACCCCATTCGATGTCAAGCAAACCGTCGCTCAACGAAACTACAATCTCAACGAGCCGCTTGTTCCCGATACAGTCAGGAAGAACGCTCTGACTGCGATCAAGGTCGGAAAACCAATCGTCCTATACGGTCCAACTGGAACTGGGAAGACCTACTTCGCAAAGCAGCTCGCATTAGAAACTTGTCTTGACTACTCTATCCATACCGCAACTCCGACGTGGACGCCTGCAGATATTACTGGGAGCATCCAACCAGAGACGGAGGGGGGAGAGATACAGTACCACCGTCAAGCGGGCTGCGTCTCACAGGGGATCCAGAAAGCCAACGAGTATCATGACAACTGGGGAGTGATAATCGACGAGATCACACGAGCAGACATCTCTCAGGTATTCGGCCCTCTGTACACTGCCATCGAGGACGAAGAACAGGTTATCTTCAAGGACGAAGACGGAACCCCGCTTACGCTCAACGACGACGTCAAGATAATCTGTACGATGAATATGTCGGACCGCACGGTGAATGAGCTGGATAACGCAATCACCCGTCGATTCGCCATGATTGAACTCAGCCGGTACGGCGACGAAGAGCGGTCTGAACTCTTCAAAGGGTGGATTGGCAAGCTGGGTTCAGAGGTAGATATCGACACCGACGAGCTTCGAGAACTCTTCGAGCGCCATCATCAGGGGATAAACGAGGGAACCACAACTACGGGCGAGAACGGCATCATGGAGTTCGGACCAATGCATTACAGAGACGTCACCGAGTTCCTCACACACGCCTGCGGGAGCGGTGGTCCGTATGTCGGCGAAGAGGCGGTCGCTGTCGGTCAAGCGTTCGCGACGTACATCACACCTCGGCTGCTGAATACTGCAGCTCTCCCCCAGATCAATCGCCTAGCTAGTCACTACGAAACTCTCGACGATCAGTTCGAGGCATTCGACCTTAGTCCAGCGGTCGACCTCGCAGAGCGCCAGGCAGAAGCTGAGGAACGCGAGATGGGCGTCAGCGCCTATGAGTGA
- a CDS encoding AAA family ATPase, producing MTFDPDSITSGHSLIQRLDEYNPWWELGREASTSGEFSSLRSTFYRSYNALHEGEARLLSATGSDGVGKSRLLSQLIAAHIDPNFVEKFFRDSKSRELAQSNLIPPSNVLYIPLRDDPVFQLHPEEQLRAAVDHFETHVFRQHQSSTHYLFFDDLHVVERPNKRGNQEVGRWEQLLTELLDEHEERRIVFSGLSMEDVRKRLASVTVGGSNHTIPGNHFDVYPLGFGDFLRMRYRDIELAPASERFDEKSAMAAIQEGVIQATPDTIVSELISQESGSVIDSSTARREIANYCTTGGTVALRIAQEGISLNDDRFTDVIRSRGNVDFDSIQRRTLDDFRDDLIRAATYLGGVKDASGLERFCALAAHEHPIDDVSFDDLTAVLNIDRRTLRDKYLSNLSRLHLLSPAQEYDNQRPRKIRFYLRNPGITNAFCQNDLNDVLRRQPGLDEALAKAVTFDHTVRLSSELNHIHDPKRGVIKFWVGSKGTVDFVLKINGTPIPILWSYSRGLDELYHSTDTPGFDALQEFLDGEAYATERDRVDELLYTSVTNEFAEQRRKYVQQNEYAGRLDDDEALVYDSEPPFGIVLTNARDALEQGVYVIEAGSKPVIQIPLWTYLRLSR from the coding sequence ATGACGTTTGATCCGGACTCGATCACCTCTGGACACTCCCTGATTCAACGACTTGATGAATACAACCCATGGTGGGAACTCGGGAGAGAGGCATCAACGTCCGGTGAATTCTCGTCGCTTCGGAGCACGTTCTATCGATCGTACAACGCACTCCACGAAGGAGAAGCTCGGTTACTGTCCGCAACTGGGTCAGATGGTGTTGGGAAGAGTCGCCTCCTTAGCCAGCTGATTGCGGCGCATATCGACCCAAACTTCGTCGAGAAGTTTTTTCGCGACTCGAAGAGCCGTGAACTGGCTCAATCAAACTTAATTCCTCCATCAAACGTTCTCTACATACCACTTCGAGACGACCCAGTATTTCAGCTACACCCGGAAGAACAACTCCGGGCAGCTGTCGACCACTTCGAGACACACGTTTTTCGACAACACCAGTCTTCCACTCACTACCTGTTCTTTGATGATCTCCACGTCGTTGAAAGACCCAACAAGCGTGGCAATCAAGAGGTGGGTCGCTGGGAACAGCTGCTAACCGAGTTACTGGATGAACACGAGGAGCGCCGAATTGTTTTTTCAGGCCTCTCAATGGAGGACGTGAGAAAGCGATTAGCGTCTGTCACTGTAGGTGGCTCGAACCATACGATACCTGGCAATCATTTTGATGTATATCCTCTCGGGTTCGGTGATTTTCTTCGTATGCGATACCGTGATATCGAACTTGCACCGGCTTCTGAGCGCTTTGATGAGAAGTCAGCCATGGCGGCGATTCAGGAAGGTGTTATTCAAGCAACCCCGGATACAATCGTCTCGGAGCTTATTTCGCAAGAATCCGGATCAGTCATCGACTCCTCTACCGCTCGGCGAGAGATTGCAAATTACTGTACTACAGGGGGGACTGTCGCACTTCGGATTGCCCAGGAAGGAATCTCACTAAACGATGACCGATTCACCGACGTGATTCGGAGTCGTGGGAATGTCGATTTCGATAGCATACAGCGGAGAACGCTCGACGACTTCAGAGACGACCTAATCCGCGCCGCTACGTATCTGGGAGGGGTGAAGGACGCATCTGGCTTAGAGCGATTCTGCGCTCTCGCCGCACATGAACACCCGATCGATGACGTCTCGTTCGATGACTTGACTGCGGTACTTAACATCGACCGCAGAACACTCCGTGACAAGTATCTTAGCAACCTCTCACGGCTCCACCTCCTCTCGCCAGCGCAGGAATACGACAACCAACGCCCTCGCAAGATTCGATTCTACCTCCGGAACCCAGGGATTACCAATGCGTTCTGTCAGAACGACCTCAACGATGTCCTTCGTCGTCAGCCTGGATTGGACGAAGCTCTCGCAAAGGCGGTCACATTCGACCACACCGTTCGATTATCAAGCGAATTGAACCATATCCACGACCCGAAACGAGGCGTCATCAAGTTCTGGGTGGGGTCGAAAGGGACGGTCGACTTCGTTCTCAAGATCAATGGGACACCCATTCCGATCCTCTGGTCATACAGTAGAGGTTTGGACGAACTCTATCATAGCACAGACACACCTGGGTTTGACGCACTACAGGAGTTCCTCGATGGGGAGGCATATGCCACCGAGAGAGACAGAGTTGACGAACTACTGTATACGTCCGTGACGAACGAATTTGCTGAGCAGCGACGCAAGTATGTCCAGCAAAACGAGTATGCTGGCCGTCTGGATGACGATGAGGCCCTAGTCTACGACAGCGAACCTCCGTTTGGAATCGTATTGACGAACGCAAGGGATGCGTTGGAGCAGGGAGTCTACGTAATCGAAGCTGGCTCAAAGCCAGTCATCCAAATCCCGCTCTGGACATATCTGCGGCTCTCTCGGTGA
- a CDS encoding DEAD/DEAH box helicase has translation MDEQDLVDIEVTHGDPDDVIDSYSSGIADFSFHRQTVIANRLLAGQPDTELRSLIGVDEEQVKLLEHQVNAAHRALFEMDGKALLADEVGLGKTIEVGMILKEMHYRETDGSVLILTPAQLAKQWQGELREKFGMEFVCNYDDEFQGFGAHDRIIASIDTAKSERHMASVLARDWDVLVLDEAHYVKNEETDRYDLIKKLRYDYAFFLTATPIQNELTDLYNIVSLLRPGLFGSRDTFHQYFVNSSQQTLVNRSELQRRLGQVMIRNKRADTDIDFTERIIDTRTFEPNEAEQELYEAVTDYVRAAYTEDQGQKLVLMLLQKEVVSSPAALEQTVRKKLDDQQEITHDDELETILDKIDAVESVTKQERLFDIVEEVRERVEMGRVIVFTQFRPTQRQLLEALDEQGYTTHAFHGGHSSQEKEDIVDQFREDGGVLVSTDAMNEGRNLQFCNIMVNYDLPWNPMKVEQRIGRIHRIGQKRKVYIFNMGLKGTIEEYVLERLYHKIDLFQQTVGELSTILTRMEDSGKTFEDEIFDRLVNAGSEVDLENDFDSMAIDLEKQQDLSQKVEQFNSGVFEGFDLGADDD, from the coding sequence ATGGACGAACAGGACCTCGTTGATATCGAGGTCACGCACGGTGATCCAGACGACGTTATCGACTCATATTCGTCTGGCATTGCAGATTTCTCTTTCCACCGGCAGACAGTCATCGCGAACCGTTTGCTTGCAGGACAGCCCGATACTGAACTGCGGTCTCTCATTGGCGTCGACGAAGAACAGGTCAAGCTCCTTGAACACCAGGTCAACGCTGCCCACCGAGCCCTCTTTGAAATGGACGGTAAAGCGCTTCTCGCGGATGAAGTTGGTCTTGGAAAGACAATCGAGGTTGGTATGATTTTGAAGGAGATGCACTACCGTGAGACCGACGGTTCAGTGTTGATTCTCACCCCTGCACAGTTGGCCAAGCAGTGGCAGGGTGAACTTCGAGAAAAATTTGGAATGGAGTTCGTCTGCAACTATGATGACGAGTTTCAAGGATTCGGTGCTCACGACCGAATCATCGCAAGCATTGACACCGCGAAGAGTGAGCGTCACATGGCTTCGGTGCTCGCCCGAGACTGGGACGTCCTTGTACTAGACGAAGCTCACTATGTGAAGAACGAGGAGACTGACCGATACGACCTCATCAAAAAACTCAGGTACGACTATGCGTTCTTCCTCACGGCGACACCTATTCAGAACGAACTTACAGATCTCTATAACATCGTCTCTCTCCTCCGACCTGGTCTGTTCGGTAGTCGCGACACCTTCCATCAGTACTTCGTGAACAGTAGTCAGCAGACGCTCGTGAACCGTAGTGAACTCCAACGTCGTCTGGGGCAGGTGATGATCCGCAACAAGCGCGCGGACACAGATATCGATTTCACTGAGCGGATAATCGATACACGGACATTCGAACCCAACGAGGCCGAACAGGAGTTGTACGAAGCAGTTACTGACTATGTGCGCGCAGCGTATACTGAGGACCAAGGCCAGAAATTGGTCCTAATGCTCCTCCAGAAAGAGGTAGTCAGTAGTCCTGCTGCACTAGAACAGACCGTCCGGAAGAAACTCGACGATCAGCAAGAGATCACACACGACGATGAACTCGAAACGATTCTCGACAAAATCGATGCTGTAGAGAGCGTCACAAAACAAGAACGGCTGTTCGATATCGTGGAGGAAGTTCGGGAACGTGTCGAGATGGGCCGAGTGATCGTGTTTACACAGTTCCGTCCAACACAGCGTCAACTCCTCGAAGCACTGGACGAGCAGGGCTACACGACGCACGCCTTCCATGGTGGGCATTCAAGCCAAGAGAAGGAAGATATCGTCGACCAATTCCGTGAAGATGGCGGCGTCCTCGTCTCGACAGACGCAATGAACGAGGGGCGAAATCTTCAGTTTTGTAATATTATGGTGAACTACGACCTCCCCTGGAATCCGATGAAGGTGGAGCAGCGTATTGGACGCATCCACCGTATTGGCCAGAAACGGAAGGTGTATATCTTTAATATGGGACTGAAGGGGACAATTGAGGAGTACGTCCTCGAACGACTCTATCACAAGATAGATCTCTTCCAGCAAACGGTTGGTGAACTGAGTACGATTCTCACACGTATGGAGGACTCTGGAAAGACATTTGAAGATGAGATATTCGATCGGTTAGTTAACGCCGGGTCGGAAGTCGATCTTGAGAACGATTTCGACTCAATGGCCATCGATTTAGAGAAACAGCAGGATCTCTCACAAAAGGTGGAGCAGTTCAACAGTGGTGTTTTCGAGGGATTCGACCTGGGGGCCGACGATGACTGA